The Desulfomicrobium orale DSM 12838 genome includes a window with the following:
- a CDS encoding PhoH family protein produces MEQQEIVFENADFAREVFGPENLHLDIVSRMTGVSVSSRGCELSISGEDPVMVSLARGFFTQIYGLVRAGHRFFGRDIEQGLGIMLRDPATPLAVYYKEAQFAVSPRKSVAPKTVVQREYLHALRESDLTLGVGPAGTGKTYLAVAVGVSFFLQKRVKRLILTRPAVEAGEKLGFLPGDMVEKVNPYLRPLYDALHDMFEPGRVQEMLAAGTIEIAPLAFMRGRTLNNAFVILDEAQNTSPEQMKMFLTRLGYGSKAVVTGDVTQIDLPAHVGSGLVQALEVLEGVEGVSLVRFSEADVIRHPLVGRIVAAYDRHRQSRTGEN; encoded by the coding sequence ATGGAACAACAGGAAATCGTTTTTGAGAACGCGGACTTTGCCCGCGAGGTCTTCGGCCCGGAAAACCTTCATCTGGACATCGTCTCCCGCATGACGGGCGTGTCTGTAAGCAGCCGTGGCTGCGAGCTGTCCATCTCCGGGGAGGACCCAGTCATGGTGAGCCTCGCGCGCGGCTTTTTCACCCAGATTTATGGCCTGGTCCGCGCCGGGCACCGTTTTTTCGGGCGCGACATCGAGCAGGGCCTTGGCATCATGCTCCGGGACCCGGCCACGCCCCTGGCCGTCTATTACAAGGAAGCGCAGTTCGCCGTTTCGCCGCGCAAGAGCGTCGCTCCCAAGACCGTGGTCCAGCGCGAATACCTGCATGCCCTGCGCGAGTCGGACCTGACTCTGGGCGTGGGGCCGGCCGGTACGGGCAAGACCTATCTGGCCGTGGCCGTGGGAGTTTCCTTTTTTCTGCAAAAACGGGTCAAGCGCCTGATCCTGACCCGCCCGGCCGTGGAGGCCGGAGAAAAACTGGGTTTCCTGCCCGGCGACATGGTGGAAAAGGTCAACCCCTATCTGCGGCCCCTGTACGACGCCCTGCACGACATGTTCGAGCCGGGCCGGGTACAGGAGATGCTCGCCGCCGGAACCATTGAAATAGCGCCCCTGGCGTTCATGCGCGGACGCACCCTGAACAACGCCTTCGTCATTCTGGACGAGGCTCAGAACACCTCGCCGGAGCAGATGAAAATGTTCCTGACCCGCCTGGGATACGGCTCGAAAGCCGTGGTCACGGGCGACGTGACCCAGATTGATCTGCCCGCCCATGTGGGTTCCGGACTGGTTCAGGCTCTGGAAGTGCTTGAGGGCGTGGAAGGCGTGTCTCTGGTCCGCTTTTCCGAAGCGGATGTGATCCGGCATCCGCTGGTGGGCCGCATCGTGGCCGCTTACGACCGCCATCGGCAGAGCCGGACCGGAGAAAACTGA
- a CDS encoding response regulator produces the protein MKKTVLVIDDEAHVRMLYAEELRSRGYDSVTADGSEDVLALVARNSPDLVILDIKLGEKSGLDVLQTLRSRHAALPIILCTAYDSFRHDLKSIAADAYVVKSYDSSELMDTVGRLLK, from the coding sequence ATGAAAAAGACTGTTCTGGTTATCGACGATGAAGCGCATGTACGGATGCTTTACGCCGAGGAACTGCGGTCCAGAGGATACGATTCCGTGACGGCGGACGGAAGTGAGGACGTGCTGGCACTGGTGGCGAGAAACTCCCCCGATCTTGTCATTCTGGACATCAAACTGGGGGAAAAATCGGGGCTCGACGTGTTGCAGACACTCCGCAGCAGGCACGCGGCCTTGCCCATCATTCTGTGTACGGCCTACGACAGCTTCCGTCACGATCTGAAGTCTATCGCGGCGGACGCCTATGTCGTCAAATCCTATGACAGTTCGGAGCTGATGGACACGGTCGGGAGGCTCCTGAAATAG
- a CDS encoding TraB/GumN family protein, translating to MTYENLPESVTVVEEDGRRFFLVGTAHVSLESVEDVRKTVEIVQPDTICIELCQSRHQAMTRRDDWRGMDIYKVIKEGKAVFLMIQLVLQAFYRKIGDKLGVQPGAEMMEGARLAQETGATLVLADRDVQVTLKRVWAALSFWKKFRLLSQLLAGIFVDEDVDKDMIEDMKKKDQLASIMGAFAEQFPQIKERLIDERDIYLAQKVRRAPGRDIVAVVGAGHVPGMRRYLGQDIDLAPLEELPPPSRWGAFWKWGLPGFFVALLAAGFFRGGADASASAVSIWVVVTGIGAALGSLAALGHPLTILASFVAAPFTTLHPLIAAGWVAGLVQAWVKKPTVSDLEELPTSVMSVKGFWLNPVSRILLVVIFANLGATLGVFVSGSMIAAKVF from the coding sequence GTGACGTACGAGAATTTGCCGGAAAGTGTGACAGTGGTGGAGGAGGACGGCAGGCGGTTCTTTCTGGTGGGAACGGCCCATGTCTCTCTGGAAAGCGTCGAGGACGTGCGGAAAACCGTGGAGATCGTGCAGCCGGACACCATCTGTATTGAACTCTGCCAGTCCAGGCATCAGGCCATGACCCGCCGGGACGACTGGCGCGGCATGGACATCTACAAGGTCATCAAGGAAGGCAAGGCTGTTTTTCTGATGATTCAGCTGGTTTTACAGGCATTTTACCGCAAGATCGGCGACAAGCTCGGCGTGCAGCCCGGAGCCGAGATGATGGAAGGCGCTCGTCTGGCCCAGGAGACCGGAGCCACGCTGGTTCTGGCCGACCGGGATGTGCAGGTGACCCTGAAGCGCGTGTGGGCGGCCCTGTCGTTCTGGAAGAAATTCCGGCTGCTGTCCCAGCTTCTGGCCGGGATCTTCGTGGACGAGGACGTGGATAAGGACATGATCGAGGACATGAAGAAAAAGGACCAGCTGGCCTCCATCATGGGCGCGTTCGCGGAGCAGTTCCCGCAGATCAAGGAGCGGCTCATTGACGAGCGGGACATCTATCTGGCCCAGAAAGTCCGCCGGGCTCCGGGCCGGGATATAGTGGCCGTGGTGGGAGCCGGGCACGTTCCGGGAATGCGGCGGTATTTGGGGCAGGATATCGACCTCGCGCCGCTGGAGGAATTGCCGCCGCCATCCAGATGGGGCGCGTTCTGGAAATGGGGGCTGCCTGGTTTTTTCGTCGCGCTTCTGGCCGCCGGTTTTTTTCGGGGCGGCGCTGATGCTTCCGCGAGCGCCGTGTCCATCTGGGTGGTGGTGACGGGCATCGGCGCGGCTCTGGGTTCTCTGGCCGCTCTGGGGCATCCGCTGACCATTCTGGCCAGCTTTGTGGCCGCGCCGTTCACCACGCTGCATCCGCTCATTGCCGCGGGCTGGGTGGCGGGGCTGGTGCAGGCCTGGGTCAAGAAGCCCACGGTTTCAGATTTGGAGGAGCTGCCCACGAGCGTCATGAGCGTGAAGGGATTCTGGCTCAATCCTGTCAGCCGGATACTGCTGGTGGTGATCTTCGCCAATCTGGGCGCGACACTGGGAGTCTTCGTGTCGGGGAGCATGATTGCCGCTAAGGTGTTCTGA
- the gcvPB gene encoding aminomethyl-transferring glycine dehydrogenase subunit GcvPB, translating into MKTLFSQSVPGRKGVWPDGAPEETSIPSELLRQEPPRLPELSELDVMRHFTRLSRLNFSVDGNFYPLGSCTMKYNPRFTETVAAHPGFTGLHPLTPQIEGAGHLAQGALEVLLETERLLSEITGMAAFTLQPMAGAHGELTGVMLMAAYHNDRGNRKTKIIVPDSAHGTNPASAAVAGYDVISLESVNGMIDPEALERVLDDEVAGLMMTCPNTLGLFENGLERIVELVHGVDGLLYYDGANLNAVMGKMRVGDAGFDVVHLNLHKTFATPHGGGGPGAGPVGVSRRLADYLPVPRVVKQEDGQYRLDHGYPKSIGYIAPFYGNFGVILKAYAYILRLGREGLVRASENAVLAANYLRKRLEGHLDIPFNRVCMHEFVASAVKQAQNGVRALDIAKALLDKGHYAPTIYFPLIVKECLMFEPTETESRETLDAFADDLVEILARAEMDPDSVREAPETTPVRRLDEVRAARNMELVDDSIL; encoded by the coding sequence GTGAAGACACTGTTTTCCCAATCCGTTCCCGGCAGAAAAGGCGTCTGGCCCGACGGCGCTCCCGAAGAAACATCCATTCCGTCAGAACTTCTGCGGCAGGAGCCACCCAGATTGCCCGAGCTGTCCGAACTCGACGTCATGCGGCATTTCACCCGGCTTTCCCGGCTGAATTTCAGCGTGGACGGCAATTTCTATCCGCTGGGGTCGTGCACCATGAAATATAACCCCAGATTCACGGAAACCGTGGCCGCCCATCCCGGCTTCACCGGGCTGCATCCCCTCACGCCTCAGATTGAAGGCGCCGGGCATCTGGCCCAGGGCGCTCTGGAAGTGCTCCTCGAAACCGAACGGCTGCTCTCGGAAATCACCGGCATGGCCGCCTTCACCCTGCAGCCCATGGCCGGAGCCCACGGCGAGCTGACCGGGGTCATGCTCATGGCCGCCTATCACAACGACAGGGGCAACAGAAAAACCAAGATTATCGTACCCGATTCCGCCCACGGCACCAACCCGGCCTCGGCGGCTGTTGCCGGGTACGATGTGATCTCTCTCGAATCCGTGAACGGCATGATCGATCCGGAGGCTCTGGAGCGCGTGCTGGACGACGAAGTGGCCGGTCTGATGATGACCTGCCCCAACACGCTGGGACTTTTCGAGAACGGCCTGGAGCGCATCGTCGAGCTGGTTCATGGCGTGGACGGGCTGCTCTACTACGACGGAGCGAACCTGAACGCCGTCATGGGCAAGATGCGCGTGGGCGACGCAGGGTTCGACGTGGTACACCTGAATCTGCACAAAACCTTCGCCACGCCTCACGGTGGCGGCGGACCCGGCGCGGGACCCGTGGGCGTCAGCCGGCGTCTGGCGGATTATCTGCCCGTGCCGCGGGTGGTGAAGCAGGAGGACGGACAGTACCGCCTCGATCACGGCTATCCCAAGTCCATCGGGTACATCGCGCCCTTCTACGGCAACTTCGGCGTCATCCTCAAGGCATACGCCTACATTCTGCGCCTGGGCCGCGAAGGTCTTGTCAGAGCCTCGGAAAACGCGGTTCTGGCCGCCAACTACCTGCGCAAACGGCTGGAGGGACATCTGGATATCCCCTTCAACCGCGTGTGCATGCACGAATTCGTGGCCTCGGCCGTGAAGCAGGCCCAAAACGGCGTACGCGCTCTGGATATCGCCAAGGCCCTGCTGGACAAAGGCCACTACGCCCCGACCATCTATTTTCCGCTCATCGTCAAGGAATGCCTGATGTTCGAGCCCACGGAAACGGAGAGCAGGGAAACTCTGGACGCTTTTGCGGACGATCTCGTGGAGATCCTGGCCCGCGCCGAGATGGATCCCGATTCCGTGCGGGAGGCCCCCGAAACCACGCCCGTGCGCCGTCTGGATGAAGTGCGGGCGGCCCGGAACATGGAACTGGTGGATGATTCCATACTCTGA
- a CDS encoding IS5 family transposase (programmed frameshift) encodes MSQLFCLSAEQLERIKPFFPRSHGIPRVDDRKVISGIIYVIKHGLQWKDAPREYGPYKTLYNRFLRWSRMGVFNNIFTELAKTAGKDGRLMIDATHLKAHRTAASLLKKGLFSRCIGRTKGGLNSKLHAVCDGHGRPLVMKLTEGQVSDYKGAALLMDALPEARELLADRGYDADWFRDALHARGITPCIPPGRSRKRPISYDKNLYKQRHKIEIMFGRIKDWRRIAMRYDRCAHTFFSALCLAASLIFYLI; translated from the exons ATGAGCCAACTTTTCTGCCTTTCTGCCGAACAACTCGAACGTATCAAGCCCTTCTTTCCACGATCACATGGTATTCCGCGGGTCGATGACCGGAAAGTCATAAGCGGCATCATTTATGTCATCAAACATGGCCTGCAGTGGAAAGATGCACCGCGTGAGTATGGCCCGTATAAAACGCTGTACAACCGCTTTTTGCGCTGGAGCCGGATGGGCGTCTTCAACAATATTTTTACCGAATTGGCAAAAACAGCGGGAAAAGATGGACGATTGATGATCGATGCGACCCACCTCAAAGCCCATCGTACCGCCGCAAGCTTGCTCAAAAAGGGGCTCT TTTCCCGCTGCATCGGACGCACAAAGGGCGGTCTGAACTCCAAACTCCATGCTGTTTGCGACGGTCACGGCAGGCCCCTGGTCATGAAGCTCACAGAAGGCCAGGTGAGCGACTACAAAGGAGCCGCCCTGCTTATGGATGCTTTACCTGAGGCCAGGGAGCTGCTGGCGGACCGTGGTTATGACGCCGACTGGTTCCGTGATGCCCTGCACGCCAGAGGCATTACGCCCTGCATCCCGCCCGGAAGGAGCCGGAAGAGACCCATCTCTTACGATAAAAATCTGTATAAACAGCGGCACAAGATCGAGATCATGTTTGGCAGGATCAAGGACTGGCGCAGAATAGCCATGCGTTATGACCGCTGCGCGCATACCTTCTTTTCAGCTCTGTGCCTCGCGGCTTCCCTCATTTTCTATCTCATTTAA
- the gcvH gene encoding glycine cleavage system protein GcvH — protein sequence MNPQELLYAPTHEWAKIEGDTVTVGITQFAQEQLGDLTFVELPRPGDQAVAGKEIGSVESVKAASDIYAPVSGEVTEVNTALEDTPELVNQAPFGAGWMFKIRLAGSVPALLDAAAYAARCASEAH from the coding sequence ATGAACCCTCAGGAGCTTCTGTACGCGCCCACTCACGAATGGGCGAAAATCGAAGGCGATACGGTTACCGTGGGCATCACGCAGTTCGCGCAGGAACAGCTGGGCGATCTGACGTTCGTGGAACTGCCCCGTCCCGGAGACCAGGCCGTGGCCGGAAAGGAAATCGGCAGCGTGGAATCCGTCAAGGCGGCCAGCGACATCTACGCTCCGGTCAGCGGCGAAGTGACGGAGGTCAACACTGCGCTCGAAGACACGCCTGAACTCGTCAACCAGGCTCCCTTCGGCGCGGGATGGATGTTCAAAATCCGGCTGGCCGGGTCCGTTCCCGCCCTGCTCGACGCGGCGGCCTATGCCGCCCGGTGCGCATCCGAAGCGCACTAG
- the gcvPA gene encoding aminomethyl-transferring glycine dehydrogenase subunit GcvPA produces the protein MPFIPHTPADQRAMLQTIGVPDIDALFADIPARLRAGELHIPQGMSEMEVLRKLNRTAAGNRTDLTSFLGAGFYDHYIPSAVDALCSRGEFSTAYTPYQAEASQGMLQAIFEYQTAVARLFDMDYANASLYDGGTALYEAAMMAVRHTRRSTIIISESVNPIHRIMLATHTANLKLNLVTVPHRDCHTDAQALMAAINDDTAAVIVQNPNFFGTIQDFTALFAKAAEHQAVAVISVYPVLQAILKTPGQMGADIAVAEGQSLGLPLSFGGPYLGIMACSKKLVRQMPGRIAGRTVDKNGKTGFVLTLQAREQHIRREKATSNICSNQALCALRSLIHMSLLGPEGLRKTARLCAERAKNAADALTALPGVRVANSPFGNEFTVELPMRAQEAVRRLLEDGVIPGFPLGNHYQGMDNHLLVACTEKTSPQDIAALTRLIGGIL, from the coding sequence ATGCCGTTTATCCCCCACACTCCCGCCGACCAGCGGGCCATGCTGCAAACCATCGGCGTACCGGACATCGACGCGCTGTTCGCGGACATCCCGGCGCGCCTGCGGGCCGGAGAGCTGCACATTCCCCAGGGAATGAGCGAAATGGAGGTTCTCCGTAAGCTGAACCGGACCGCCGCCGGAAACCGTACGGACCTGACTTCTTTTCTGGGTGCCGGGTTCTACGATCACTACATCCCGAGCGCCGTGGACGCCCTGTGCTCCCGCGGAGAATTTTCCACGGCCTACACCCCGTATCAGGCCGAAGCCTCCCAGGGCATGCTCCAGGCCATTTTCGAGTACCAGACCGCAGTGGCCCGGCTCTTCGACATGGACTATGCCAACGCGTCCCTCTACGACGGCGGCACGGCCCTGTATGAGGCCGCCATGATGGCCGTGCGCCACACCCGGCGTTCGACCATCATCATTTCCGAAAGCGTGAACCCCATCCACCGGATCATGCTGGCCACCCACACGGCCAACCTGAAGCTCAATCTGGTCACCGTGCCCCACCGGGACTGCCATACGGACGCCCAGGCCCTCATGGCCGCCATCAACGACGACACGGCGGCCGTCATCGTCCAGAATCCCAATTTCTTCGGGACCATCCAGGATTTCACCGCGCTTTTCGCCAAAGCCGCCGAACATCAGGCCGTGGCCGTCATCTCGGTCTATCCGGTTCTGCAGGCCATCCTGAAAACTCCCGGCCAGATGGGCGCGGACATCGCCGTGGCCGAAGGCCAGAGCCTGGGCCTGCCGCTCAGTTTCGGCGGCCCGTATCTGGGTATCATGGCCTGCTCCAAAAAGCTTGTCCGCCAGATGCCCGGCCGCATCGCCGGCCGCACCGTGGACAAAAACGGCAAGACCGGCTTCGTGCTCACCCTGCAGGCGCGGGAACAGCACATCCGGCGCGAGAAGGCCACATCCAACATCTGCTCCAACCAGGCCCTGTGCGCCCTGCGCTCCCTCATCCACATGAGCCTTCTGGGACCCGAGGGACTGCGAAAGACGGCCCGGCTCTGCGCCGAACGGGCGAAAAATGCCGCCGATGCCCTGACCGCCCTGCCCGGCGTGCGGGTGGCAAACAGCCCCTTCGGAAACGAATTCACCGTGGAACTGCCGATGCGCGCGCAGGAAGCCGTCCGCCGGCTGCTCGAGGATGGGGTCATCCCCGGCTTTCCCCTGGGAAATCATTACCAGGGCATGGACAACCATCTGCTGGTGGCCTGCACGGAAAAAACATCCCCGCAAGACATCGCCGCCCTGACCCGGCTGATCGGAGGCATCCTGTGA
- the ybeY gene encoding rRNA maturation RNase YbeY codes for MLCLERLAPHDPRFPLSGPELAEIFDGLTALFGLAAEEVSLRIVDDREMAGLNSRFMHCLGPTNILSFPTHEPGLLGDLVLSAETLARETFLYNQDPYEYTMRLLAHGLLHLAGYDHGPEMDALTEQAVSTLGGGDLTRNTNA; via the coding sequence ATGCTCTGTCTGGAACGCCTGGCTCCGCACGACCCGCGTTTTCCGCTGTCCGGCCCGGAGCTTGCGGAAATTTTCGACGGCCTGACCGCCCTGTTCGGTCTCGCGGCGGAAGAAGTGTCCCTGCGCATCGTGGATGACCGGGAGATGGCCGGGCTGAACAGCCGCTTCATGCACTGCCTGGGGCCGACCAACATCCTCAGCTTTCCCACCCATGAGCCGGGGCTTCTGGGAGACCTTGTCCTGTCCGCCGAAACCCTGGCCCGTGAAACCTTCCTCTACAATCAGGACCCATACGAGTATACGATGCGGCTCCTGGCCCACGGTCTGCTGCATCTTGCGGGATACGATCACGGCCCGGAAATGGATGCCCTGACCGAACAGGCCGTTTCCACTCTGGGCGGTGGCGATTTGACAAGAAATACAAATGCCTGA
- a CDS encoding HDOD domain-containing protein: MTVILILLAIAACAAVLYQMAGKKPRIEPLDPHSVAPVPTRGMTSAEEEEEACLLWENIIPAALERIYAERAVSTGERRMSAAHEEPSETAKVAMGGLISSFQKISTLHSSLMHLNSPSISLEEAAVTVTRDPVLSSHVLKAANSPVFGMTQGVRSIHTAVNILGIDNLKSLLVFQAMPHTLYSTALQRGMFQEVWRHMNVTAIIASFMGRALQHPDSGMLYTAGLMHDIGKLVLIPMIGKGRCQTYPPTLEEEYELLSATHLQAAQIMAARDGSAPGPLWELILWHHLPALATAHPPLAAETSRSLTVLFLANQLAKLITADGSLEEGRMDMLDVFDSGYPAAISREEATTLLLSRDLMRDILVSARLVQATLN; the protein is encoded by the coding sequence ATGACCGTCATCCTGATCCTGCTCGCCATAGCGGCCTGCGCCGCTGTCTTATACCAGATGGCCGGAAAAAAACCGCGTATCGAGCCTCTCGATCCGCATTCCGTCGCACCCGTGCCCACCCGGGGAATGACCTCCGCCGAAGAGGAGGAAGAAGCCTGTCTCCTCTGGGAAAACATCATCCCCGCCGCGCTGGAGCGCATCTATGCGGAGCGGGCTGTTTCCACGGGAGAACGCCGCATGTCCGCCGCCCATGAAGAGCCCTCCGAAACGGCCAAGGTGGCCATGGGCGGCCTGATCAGTTCCTTCCAGAAGATAAGCACCCTGCATTCTTCCCTCATGCACCTGAACAGCCCGTCCATCAGTCTGGAGGAGGCGGCCGTCACGGTCACCCGCGACCCGGTGCTGTCCTCCCATGTGCTCAAGGCCGCCAACTCTCCCGTCTTCGGCATGACGCAGGGAGTCCGCTCCATCCATACGGCGGTGAACATTCTGGGCATCGACAATCTGAAATCGCTGCTGGTCTTTCAGGCCATGCCCCACACGCTCTACTCCACGGCCCTCCAGCGCGGCATGTTTCAGGAAGTGTGGCGGCACATGAACGTCACCGCCATCATCGCGTCCTTCATGGGCAGGGCGCTGCAGCACCCGGACAGCGGAATGCTGTACACGGCCGGGCTCATGCACGACATCGGCAAACTGGTGCTCATCCCGATGATCGGCAAAGGCCGGTGCCAGACTTACCCGCCCACCCTGGAAGAAGAATACGAACTGCTCTCGGCCACGCATCTGCAGGCGGCGCAAATCATGGCCGCACGGGATGGCAGCGCGCCGGGCCCTCTCTGGGAACTGATACTGTGGCATCATCTGCCCGCCCTGGCGACCGCGCACCCGCCGCTTGCGGCGGAGACCTCGCGCTCCCTGACCGTGCTCTTTCTGGCCAACCAGCTGGCCAAACTGATCACGGCGGACGGAAGCCTGGAGGAAGGCCGGATGGATATGCTGGACGTGTTCGACTCCGGCTATCCGGCGGCCATTTCCCGGGAAGAGGCCACAACGCTCCTCCTCAGCCGGGATCTGATGCGGGATATTCTGGTCAGCGCCAGACTCGTCCAGGCCACCCTCAACTGA
- a CDS encoding NINE protein: MQKDTHDVLLGYLLWIFGFTGSHRFYYGRPVSGTIYFFTFGLLLVGWIIDLFLIPSMDRSASMRFYPGRVNYSVAWLLLTFLGMFGVHRMYMGKWVTGLLYMVTFGFFLVGYIYDFWTLNSQISSINLERR, translated from the coding sequence ATGCAGAAAGACACACACGACGTATTGCTGGGTTATTTGCTCTGGATTTTCGGATTCACGGGATCGCACCGGTTCTATTACGGGCGCCCTGTTTCCGGGACCATCTACTTTTTTACCTTCGGCCTGCTGCTGGTGGGCTGGATCATCGATCTTTTTCTCATCCCTTCCATGGACCGCTCCGCCAGCATGCGGTTCTATCCCGGCCGGGTGAATTATTCCGTGGCCTGGCTGCTGCTCACGTTTCTGGGCATGTTCGGCGTGCACCGGATGTACATGGGCAAGTGGGTGACAGGCCTTTTGTACATGGTCACTTTCGGCTTTTTTCTGGTGGGATATATTTACGATTTCTGGACGCTGAACAGCCAGATATCGTCCATCAATCTCGAACGGCGCTGA
- a CDS encoding DUF1328 domain-containing protein produces the protein MLSWSIMFLVIAIIAGVLGFTGIAGTAAGIAKILFVLFLIVFVVSFFVGRKR, from the coding sequence ATGCTGTCCTGGTCCATCATGTTTCTCGTTATCGCAATCATTGCGGGCGTACTGGGGTTTACAGGCATTGCCGGAACCGCTGCCGGAATAGCGAAAATACTCTTTGTGCTTTTCCTCATAGTGTTTGTGGTTTCCTTCTTCGTGGGGCGCAAACGCTGA
- a CDS encoding MATE family efflux transporter has product MPETDFDRRMAAAPYAAIWDLTWPQVAMMMCHFLIGFADVWVAGRIDRETQACMGVMSQAMFFFMVVAVALANGSVAAISQSSGAGLPGRIKRFVGLSMGLGVITSFIIFAVGLSFDHVFLRLLKIPAEVMPVAAYLLQISLYLMPAYYLFTISNAFFRAQKSVTVPLYSMVLVTIVNTAGDLGLGLGMWGLPDLGYKGIAWATFASVLLGTVFNIVMMVRCGLLSARSLAPWRWVRLALPYLLRVAWPAGLMQLVWHSAYMVLYAITASLPHGSVIAMAGMSAGIRIEALLFLPGIAFNFTASILAGHYLGQGRKDMAKHMGYRIMAVGVAAISIISALLWLVIEPVIAFVAPDPEVQAEAIRYLAWNMAATPPLLAAMILGGAFVGAGATMYQAVIFGSAAWLVRVPLAYLLGHVVLQSAQGVWMAMFVSVLVQCATMLYFYHCRDWYRFTLRKSRRTA; this is encoded by the coding sequence ATGCCCGAGACCGATTTCGACCGGCGCATGGCCGCCGCGCCCTATGCCGCCATCTGGGACCTGACCTGGCCTCAGGTGGCGATGATGATGTGCCATTTCCTGATCGGATTCGCCGATGTCTGGGTCGCCGGACGTATCGACCGCGAAACCCAGGCCTGCATGGGCGTCATGAGTCAGGCCATGTTTTTCTTCATGGTCGTGGCCGTGGCCCTGGCCAACGGCAGCGTGGCGGCCATCAGCCAGAGCTCCGGGGCCGGGCTGCCGGGGCGGATCAAGCGTTTCGTAGGCCTCAGCATGGGGCTTGGAGTCATCACCAGCTTCATCATCTTCGCTGTGGGCCTGAGCTTCGACCATGTTTTTCTGCGGCTGCTCAAAATCCCCGCCGAAGTCATGCCCGTGGCCGCGTATCTGTTACAGATAAGCCTCTACCTCATGCCCGCCTATTACCTCTTCACCATCAGCAACGCCTTTTTCCGGGCGCAGAAATCCGTAACCGTCCCGCTTTATTCCATGGTTCTGGTAACCATCGTGAATACAGCGGGCGATCTGGGACTGGGACTGGGCATGTGGGGGCTGCCGGATCTGGGCTACAAAGGCATTGCCTGGGCGACGTTCGCCTCGGTGCTTCTGGGCACGGTCTTCAACATTGTCATGATGGTCCGCTGCGGCCTGCTGTCCGCCCGGAGCCTCGCGCCGTGGCGCTGGGTCCGCCTGGCTCTGCCCTATCTGCTCCGTGTGGCCTGGCCCGCCGGACTCATGCAGCTGGTCTGGCATTCCGCGTACATGGTGCTGTACGCCATCACGGCCAGCCTGCCCCACGGCAGCGTGATCGCCATGGCCGGCATGAGCGCTGGCATCCGCATCGAGGCCCTGCTTTTCCTGCCCGGCATCGCCTTCAACTTCACGGCATCCATTCTGGCCGGGCACTATCTGGGCCAGGGGCGCAAAGACATGGCCAAACACATGGGCTACCGGATCATGGCCGTAGGCGTGGCTGCCATCAGCATCATTTCGGCCCTGCTGTGGCTGGTCATCGAGCCGGTCATCGCTTTCGTGGCCCCGGACCCGGAAGTTCAGGCCGAAGCCATCCGCTATCTGGCCTGGAACATGGCGGCCACACCGCCATTGCTGGCGGCCATGATTCTGGGAGGTGCCTTCGTGGGGGCCGGGGCGACCATGTACCAGGCCGTGATCTTCGGTTCGGCGGCCTGGCTGGTCCGCGTGCCGCTGGCCTATCTGCTCGGGCACGTGGTGCTGCAAAGCGCCCAGGGCGTGTGGATGGCCATGTTCGTCTCGGTCCTGGTCCAGTGCGCGACCATGCTCTACTTCTACCACTGCCGGGACTGGTACCGGTTCACCCTGCGCAAATCCCGGAGGACCGCATGA